From bacterium:
CGTCTCTGCGATGAATTAATCTAATCGCACAGGTGGATAAATTTTCTACCAATATATCGTTCCTACGGAACTGATTGATTTGTCTATCTATTCCTACCGATATTATGTTCCTAACGGAACGATTATTTTTATGCCTTATTTATGGGTATTATCCTAATGTAAACTTCCAGTTAATAACCGCTAAAAGCCTGTGGTTACCAGCCTTCCCGAGTCCCGAGCCCCGATTTCTAGGAGAAAGGAAGTTTCACGCAAAGCACGCAAAGAACACAAAGTGAAATAAGGGAAAAATTACATTTGCGTCCTTTGCGTGAAACCTAAGACGCGGTAAGGCTTACGAGAAGTTCTTCATAACCATCAGTTACTCTCTCCCAGGTATATTCTGCCTTTTTTATTCTATTTACTGCTCTCTTTCTATAGTCGGCGACGACATCAGGGTTATCGACAAGATATTGCATTTTTGGGCTTAAATCCTCGGTTGACCTATCATATAAAATAGCGGCTTCACCCACTACCTCTTCATTAAAGGGCACATTTAATGCCAAAACACAATTCCCATAACCTAAAGCACTTAATAAAGCAGGGTTTGTCCCACCAACTTCATTCCCATGAACATAGGCATAGCAATTACAGAATAACTCTTTGATGTGGTCTTTTTCATACACAGGCGGCATAAAGATTATTCTTTTGTCTTTTGTCCTTCTTAGTTCTTGAACAAACCGACTTTTATAACCTGTCCCACCAACTATAACCAGTTTTTTATCTGTTTTTACTTGCTCAAATGCTTGAATGGTTAAATCCGGGTTATTTTCTGGCTCCAATCGGGTGACCACAAAAAAGTAATTATCCCTGTCTAAATTATACTCTTTAAGAATGTTGGGATTTGAAGAAGTTTCAATGTCCGCCCCATAGGGAATGAAGGTAGCGGTCGTGTTATACCGTTTCAGGTAATATTGCTGGATAGCCTTTGAATCTGCTATAATCTGGTGACATATCTTTGTCGCCAGATATTCGGCAAATTGATAATAGGTTTGAGCTGTCTTACCCCATTTCCTTCTTTTCCATTCAAGTCCATCAACATTGATGGCTATCTTCTTTCCAAATAACTTTGGAATGACGCATAACGGGCTATTAGCCGCATTAAAAACAAGGATAACATCAACCCGCCCAAACAAAACATGAATCATAGAAAAAAAGGTATGTGAAAAGGTATCGGCTATTTTTGTTCTAACCGAAGGGAGGTGAATGAGTTTTACCCCTTTAAATTCTTTAGGTCGGTCTGGTGAGTTGCTATTTCGACAATAGACTATTACCTCGTGTCCTTTCTCCACCAATCGCATACTCAATTCCTGAACGCAGGTTTCGAACCCACCATAGCGAGCAGGTATTCCTCTTGTGCCAATAATAGCTATTTTCATAGAATCCCCTTTCTATAAACCTCCAGCGTCATTTTTGCCGTATTTTCCCAGGTAAATTTCTTAGCGTGAGCAAATCCTTTTTGTCGCAAACTTGCTTGTAAATTATTATCAGACAGCACCTGATATATTCCCCCGGCAATTTCATGGACAGAATCAGGTTTAACTAAAATAGCCGCATCCCCGGCTGTTTCAGGCAAGGCACAAGTATTGGAGGTAACTACTGGTGTCCCACAAGCCATTGCCTCTAAAACAGGTATGCCAAAACTCTCAAATTGCGATGGTAAAACAAAAACATCTGCCCCACTATACAACCCCGGAAGTTCATTATGCGGAATTTCACCAGTAAAAATAATATCATTCTCTAACCTTAATTCCAGACACCTTTTATAAATCTCATCATAAAGCCAGCCCTTTTGCCCGACAATAACCAATTGATGTCCAATATGTTCAGATTGCTTAAGTTCATAAAATGCCTCTATCAATCTCACAATATTTTTGCTTGGCTGAAGCACGCCTACAAATAGAATATAATTTCTTTTAATCTTATATTTTGCTAATATTCTCTTTTCTTTAGTCGGGACAAAATCTGGCGAAACACCATGAGGGATAACAAAAATCTTTTCCTGCGAAATGCCCAAAAAATTAACAAGGTCATTTTTACTAAAATTAGAGATAGTAATGATTGCCTCAGCTTGTTTGGCTGAGCGAGGAGTTTCCTTTTGTTTCCACTTCACCCTTTTACTCCCTAAAAACTCAGGTCTGCGTAAATAGGCTAAGTCATGAATGGTGACAATAGACTTTCCAGAAAGCATTCTCGGAACATAATCAAAAAGCCCATGGAAAAGGTCAATTTTGCCTGTAAATAGTTCGATTGGGAATTGGAGTCTTTTCCAGATAAGAGAAGGAATCCGACAATCTTTCCTTCCGTAACCTGCTTTTTTAAACAAAGAGTAGAATTCATCAGTTGTCTGACGATGCTTATTTCTAAAGAAACTAAAAAACAATAAATACTCATTTTCTTTATCCACTTCACTCAATGCTTGAACAAGATGGAAGATATATTGATAAACCCCACCTTTTTGTGAAGATGATTGTCCGGCATAGGTTGCATCTAAAGCAATCTTCATTATTTTTACCTCTAAAATAATTTCTTGAACAATTTGTTAACCTCTTCCTTTGCTTTTTCTTTAATCTTTTCCTGTTTTTCTTCTATTATTTCTTTAATCTCTTCCTTTTCTTTTTCAACCTGTTGATGTATTTTTTCCTTAATTTTTTCCTTTTCTTCTTTAGTTTCTAATTCAATCTTTTGTTTTATTTCTTCTGTCCTGGCAAATTCAGGCTCTTTAAAATTACCTTTAATTCTAAACCGAATACCCATCCTGTCTTTTTTATCACCCAGGAATGGAATTATTTTCCCTAATTTAGAGATTTGTTTTCCTAATCGTCCGGGGAATGTCGCGGTCATATTAAAGTCCATATCTAAGTCAAGGGATATTTTACCACTACCTAATAATTTAATTAAATGACTTCTCAATTCAAAGTCATCAGTTGATATTATTCCATCTTCTATCTTAAATGTCGTTAATATGCGACATTGACTCAGGTTACGAATCACGCCTAAAGTCAGGAAAGCCGATAATCTATCTAATATCTTTAATCCTTTTATCTTTGCATCTTTTAATTCTACATTTCCAGAACCTTCTAAATTTTCTTTTAATTGATTTAGTTTAAATCCCGCTCCTTTAATATTTATCTCTGAACTCAACTTACCACAAACAAACCTGTTATTTGTCTCAGAAAAACTTGATATGATATTGGTAATTTCGATTTGGTTTGCATTAGCAAAGACAAAATATCGTGGCAATTTACTACCCAAATCTATCGTTCCAGAAACCTCTACCCATCCATCAGAAACCTTACTTTTTAATGCCTTAATCATCAGGATATTCCTAACACAGTTAAAATCAGTATAAAACTCCTTACCTGTAATTTTCTTAAAAGACCATTCATCTACATTAATTTCCCCTTTTACATCTAATTTATATTGTTGGTCAAATTTCAGATTTGGGAATGCTTCAATAAATTCACCATAACCCTCTATTATTTCATCTAAAATAAGTTGTTGTGAGCGAACCATAAAATTTATCTTAGGATTTTTGAAATTTTGGAGTTCTCCCTGCATATTAAAATCAGACTCACCGAATTGGCCGGTCAGGGATAGTAAGTTCATATCGGATTCTGTAAATTGCAGCTCTAAGTTGATGTCTTTAATACCGTTCCTTACCCCATCATATTCTACTTTACCACTTTCTAATATCACCGAACCTAAAACCTGTAAATTTTCATTTAGCCTGCTATTTAAAGATACATTTATTTTACTTTTACCAGCGA
This genomic window contains:
- a CDS encoding DUF1972 domain-containing protein; translation: MKIAIIGTRGIPARYGGFETCVQELSMRLVEKGHEVIVYCRNSNSPDRPKEFKGVKLIHLPSVRTKIADTFSHTFFSMIHVLFGRVDVILVFNAANSPLCVIPKLFGKKIAINVDGLEWKRRKWGKTAQTYYQFAEYLATKICHQIIADSKAIQQYYLKRYNTTATFIPYGADIETSSNPNILKEYNLDRDNYFFVVTRLEPENNPDLTIQAFEQVKTDKKLVIVGGTGYKSRFVQELRRTKDKRIIFMPPVYEKDHIKELFCNCYAYVHGNEVGGTNPALLSALGYGNCVLALNVPFNEEVVGEAAILYDRSTEDLSPKMQYLVDNPDVVADYRKRAVNRIKKAEYTWERVTDGYEELLVSLTAS
- a CDS encoding glycosyltransferase family 1 protein codes for the protein MKIALDATYAGQSSSQKGGVYQYIFHLVQALSEVDKENEYLLFFSFFRNKHRQTTDEFYSLFKKAGYGRKDCRIPSLIWKRLQFPIELFTGKIDLFHGLFDYVPRMLSGKSIVTIHDLAYLRRPEFLGSKRVKWKQKETPRSAKQAEAIITISNFSKNDLVNFLGISQEKIFVIPHGVSPDFVPTKEKRILAKYKIKRNYILFVGVLQPSKNIVRLIEAFYELKQSEHIGHQLVIVGQKGWLYDEIYKRCLELRLENDIIFTGEIPHNELPGLYSGADVFVLPSQFESFGIPVLEAMACGTPVVTSNTCALPETAGDAAILVKPDSVHEIAGGIYQVLSDNNLQASLRQKGFAHAKKFTWENTAKMTLEVYRKGIL
- a CDS encoding AsmA family protein codes for the protein MKKKSVIFISIFILILVLGAIILPFITISSPQLTKFISNQLEKNLARKVEIGRLKIGILTGIELHDVVIFNKSGFKSKALTENKRLILKYRFFPLLKRQLIVTNLLFIEPTIFIERNKSNRWNFTDLLKKNTYKKEKEAGNFSFQIDKIKVKKGSIYFLDEGISPKLKTSIEKIDIQIDGLNKREGIIGFRVRAGEIGGRRLNLKLGGGVEVDLDSGVIEIVTATFTLADLKAELEGGLKDELINITLKSNEFSIANIIRLIPFPDIEKLKLAGKSKINVSLNSRLNENLQVLGSVILESGKVEYDGVRNGIKDINLELQFTESDMNLLSLTGQFGESDFNMQGELQNFKNPKINFMVRSQQLILDEIIEGYGEFIEAFPNLKFDQQYKLDVKGEINVDEWSFKKITGKEFYTDFNCVRNILMIKALKSKVSDGWVEVSGTIDLGSKLPRYFVFANANQIEITNIISSFSETNNRFVCGKLSSEINIKGAGFKLNQLKENLEGSGNVELKDAKIKGLKILDRLSAFLTLGVIRNLSQCRILTTFKIEDGIISTDDFELRSHLIKLLGSGKISLDLDMDFNMTATFPGRLGKQISKLGKIIPFLGDKKDRMGIRFRIKGNFKEPEFARTEEIKQKIELETKEEKEKIKEKIHQQVEKEKEEIKEIIEEKQEKIKEKAKEEVNKLFKKLF